AGCCACTAATATTGATTACCTCCGGCAGATCATGCGTACCGGTGTTTTCCGGGAAGTTACCCTGACCGCCAGTAATGGCAGTGAGAAAACAAAGTTTTACCTGAGCGGAACTTATAAACGTACGGTAGCCAATATCCGGGGCTCGGAGATGAACCAGTTCAACTTCCGTGTTAATATAGATCATACCTGGAATAAATTTATCCGCCTGGGGGCCAGTGTTGCACCGTCCCTGAATAAAGAATACCGTTTGGGTTCAGGCTCTGTAACTGCCGCCGGTGGTTATGGCGCAGCCGTATCAACGAACCTGCCTATTTATCCATTGTATAAGGAAGACGGTACTTATTTCAACCCATGGACCAACCCGCTGGCTTTTCTCAACAGGGACCTGTATGAGAACACCAGCAAGAGGATACGCCTGCTGGCATCTGCTTATTTTGAAGCCGATCTGTTACCCGGCCTGAAGTCCAGGACCAATGTACAGCGGGAGGATATGGACCAGCTGGGCCGTACTTACATTGACGGAATGCTCCGGCTGCGGACCAATTCTGCCAGCACTATCAGCCCTTTTGCGGACGATCAGCTGGCCAGAACATCACATCAGAACTCTTATGGTTTTATCAATTCTATAGAAAGCTTTTTTACGTATGACAGATCTGTTGGGAAGAAACATAAATTAAATGCAGTGCTGGGGATGCGCTTTTCGCAAATAGACATGCGGTATGAGGCCATGTACGGAGAGAATTATGCGAACAGGCATTTATTGTATCCATCCCTGGCAGCGTATATCGACAATGCTTTTCAAACGGGCGCTGTTGGAGAACCTTCCGCCAACCTTGGTTACTTTTTTCGTGTAAACTACAAGTACCGCGAGAAATATAATGTGAGCCTGGTAGTGAACAGGGATGGCAGTTCACGTTTTGGCAGGAACATGCGTTTCGGAACATTCCCTGCGGTTTCCGTAGGCTGGATACTTTCTGATGAACCTTTCCTGAAGAACGCCACTTTTATAGACCTGCTTAAACTGCGTGTGAGTGGAGGATTAACAGGTAATGCACAAGGGATCAGCAACATCGCTCACATTGCCAACTGGAGCACGAGCCAGAATACTTCCGGTTATATGGGCTCTGCCACCAGTACGCCTGCCCGTCCTGCTAACCCTAACCTGCACTGGGAGAAGGGCGTAAAGTATGATGCAGGTATTGATGTTACTTTATTTAAGAACCGGCTGGACGCAACGGTTGATGTGTATCATTACACAACACAGGATCTGCTGCTGTCCATTCCTACCGGTACAACTTTTGGTTACGGGGCACCGGGTAGCAGTCAAACATACCTGGAGAACAGGGGAAACCTGGTGAACAAAGGAATAGAATTCGCCATCAGCTCTACCAACGTTCAAGGTGCATTCACCTGGAAAACAAATTTCAATATCAGCTTTAATCAAACACATATTCTCAGCTTAGGCGGGCTGACGCCGGAAACGGTTTCAGGTGGCGCCGGGGATGTACAATTATACGTTGGATATCAGGGGCCGGTATTCTATCTTGTTGAATGGGCTGGTGTAGACCCTGCCACCGGCGGGGAACTGATCCGTGATAAGAATAACAAAGTGGTACTGGCCAGCAGCCTCAATGCACAGGAACTGGCACAGGCAAAGAAACCACAGTTCGATAAACTGCCTGCGCCGAAATTTTATGGTGGTATCGGTAATACATTTTCTTACAAAGGATTTTCATTGAGTGTTTTCTTTTCCTACCGCGTAGGGAACTATATCCTGGATGCAGGAGAACGGGTGGCCAGTTATGTGGGTAATATTAATTTCAACAATGGTGGAACCTTTATCAATATCGGCAACCTGTCCGCCAAAGTAATGGACCGGTGGAATAAGCCGGGGCAGGTTACAGATGTGCCGAAGCTGTATTATAATGATGCCGTCAATGATAAATTAAGAGGTACCAATACTACGCGTTTCTTATCTGATGCATCTTTCATCCGCCTTAAGAATGCACAACTCAATTACACTGTTCCTGCAAACATATACTCTAGGGTGCGGCTTAAATCAGCACGTATTTTCCTGACCGGGCAAAATCTTTTGCTGTTCACCAGGTTCAAAGGTGTTGATCCGGAAGCGGCTAATATCCCCGTGACCACTGATAACCGTGACCGGAATTTCAGCTACGGTATCATTCAGAATGTAGTGCCCCAACCCAGGACGGTTACACTTGGGGTGAATGTAGGATTTTAAACAAACGAGCATGAAAAAATTATTCTTCTTCATATTACTTTCACTGCCGCTGATCACTTTCCAGGCCTGTGAAAAAAGGCTGGACATTGTTCCCGCATCTGTTTCTCCTGAATCCCTCATCCTGTCCAGCGTGGATGGATTGAACGGAGGACTCAACTTTGCTTACCAGCAGTTGCATACAGACCTGGGCAGGCATTTTACGATATGGTCTGAATTACTGTCGGATCATTTATTGGTAAGAGGTGGCGCTGTATTGCCTACGCAGCAGTTTATCTATGACCGGAACCTCGATGCGGTTGCAACGGAGCCGGTGAGTTCTACTGATCCCCGCCTGGTGAGCGATGTGCGTTTGCGGGATATGTATAACTGTGTGAACACGGCCGCGCTTATTTTGCGTGCCTGTGAAAACGGACTGGCGGAAAGCGATCTTACCTATGCCGATAATAAGGACCGCATCATGGGAGAATGTTATTTCCTGCGTGCCGTTTGCCATTTTGAACTGGTAAGATATTGGGCGCTTCCATGGGGCACTACGGCAGATAACAGCCATCCCGGCATTATTATTAATGAACAACCGGTGGATGACCGTATAAGCCAGATCAAACCACGCGCCAGCGTTGCAAAGGTATATGAGTTCATTATCCGTGACCTTCAAAAGGCAGATAGCCTGCTGCCGGAAACCTTTGTTCAGGGTGTTCATTCCGGTGTTTATAAAGGCCGTGCCTACAGGGATGCCGCAAAAGGATTTCTGGCAAAAGTATATTTCCAGCAGGGCAATTATGTACAGGCAAAGGAAATGATCGATCAACTGATAGGCAGTACACCTGGTGTGATCACGGGGTATCCGTTACAAGCCAGTCTCACGCAATTGTTCTCAGCCAGGGGAGCGGAAAATACAGATCCCGAATGTATCTATCAAACCACGAGTTCCACGGCTATCAATGCTTCACAGGCTACCTACTGGAACAGCACCAACCCGGAAAGCATTTATCCAAGATCTGCAACTGTTGCCTCCAAAGGTATTGCTACCATGCAGTTTATAACAGATGCACATTTCTATCCGCAGGACCTGCGGCTGACCCTGTTCAAAACATTATCTGACGGAAGGATCAGCCCCACGAAATACTGCCTCGTGGATTTTTTCAATATACCATTGATCAGATCTGCAGAAATGGTACTGGACAGGGCAGAGATCTATGCATCAGACAACCGGCTGGAGGATGCGGTGGCAGATTGTAATACCGTACGGCAAAGAGCGCAGATCCCTTTGCTCACCATACCTATTTCCAAAGAAGCATTGCTGGATTCCATCCGTACAGAACGCATCCGTGAACTCTGCTTCGAAGGAGACAGGTTACATGATCTCAGAAGAAAGAAACAAATGGTGCTGCCGGGTGAACGCGCCGGGATACAACCGCTTGCATGGAACAGTAAGGACCTTGTGTTAAAATATTCACAGGAAGACATGGCAAGGAATCCGCAGCTGGAAAATAATTACTGATGAAAATATCACTTCTCATGATAAGAAAAATATTTACAGGCCTGTTCCTGTTGCTGGGCATGGTAACTGTGGCTACTGCACAGGTAGACGCAGATTCTTTGCTGGTGCAGGCAGGTTACCGTAAAATACCTGCAATTTATGTAGCAGGGTCTATCGCTTCTTTAGGAAGCAGAGCGATGGAGAACCTGGTGGTGCCCAACCTGAAAGCTGCCATGCAGGGAAAGATGGCAGGTGTGCATACGGTTCAGGCAAACGGGATGCCATCCGCCGAAGTGGCGGTGAGGGTAAGGGGAACAGGTTCCATTTATGGGGAAACAGAACCTTTGTATGTAATAGACGGGATACCTGTATATGCAGGCCCGCGTGAGATCGCGCCGGAAGGCATTGGTGGAAACTGGGGGGCTGTGTTCAATGCCTTAAGTGATATCAATCCTATGGACATAGCATCTATACAGGTGTTGAAAGATGCAGGCGCCGCCGCTATTTATGGTGCAAGGGGCGCCAACGGCGTCATCCTGATCACTACTAAAAATGCCAGGCCCAACAGATCTGATGTGCGGCTGGATTACTATACCGGCATCACACAAACCACTAACCGGGTTCGTTTATTGAACGGGCCGGATTATCTCCGGTTGCTGGATCAGGCCTGGCAGAACAGCGGGCAAACAGGAGAAGGCCCCCTGCCGGTTGTTGAAGGTTTCAACAGGGCCACTGCAACAGGTGTGAATTCAGATCATTTATCACAGGTGCTGGGTCAGGGGAGTGTGCAGCAATTATCTTTATCCGCCTCAAGTGGTACGGCCAAAAGCGCTTTTTACTTTTCGGGTTCTTACCGGAAGGAAGCGGGCATACTTACGGGTAATGATCTTACCCGTTATACCGGTAAGGTTAAATTTACGAATCAGCTGACCTCAAAACTTAGTATCAATGCAAACATTGGCATGAACTACAGCGAGTACTTTAATATGCCTGTTGGAAGAAGTGAAGGTGGAGGTTTTGGCGCCGCACAAAGGAACCTGCCGGTATTTCCATGGTACCATCCGAACGGCACCTATTTTTATGCATCAGATCCCGCTGTGTACCATCTTCCCGGTTCTAACATTATGAGCTTTATGAGTAAGAATGATTATGATAATGAAGAGCAAACGAAACGGGTGTTTGTTGCAGCAGGTTTGGGGTATAAGGTGATGAAGGGACTGGAATTACGGGTAGATGCAGCGATGGACCAATACTATCATACCCGCCGTGATTACATCTCCAAACGTTTGCGGTATGGATCAGTTGGTTCAGGTACCGGCCGCGAAGGTACTCCTCTTGCTTATGCGGGTTACGAGAAATATTCTGAAAACGTATACAACCTGCTCGCTACGCTTTCCTATAAAAAGATAAAGGGCGCACATAATCTTTCCGTATTGGGAGGGTTTGAGGTTTACTACAATGATAATCCTTATTTCTTTGCAGAAGGAGAGGGTTTTGTGAGTGATTTCCTGCGCCAGCCGGCTGCTGCGGCTTACAGGAACCAGATCACGCCTGAAGCATTGGTGACCAATGTGAATGTATTGACCGGTTATTTTGCTACTGCGGATTATGTGTTTAAAGAAAGATACTTATTGAACGCGACTGTGCGGGTAGATGCTTCTTCCCGTTTTGGCGCGGATAATAAGTACCAGGTATTCCCGGCTTTATCCGCAGGTTATATTTTCTCCGGTGCACTAAAGTTGCGTGCGAGTTATGGATGGACGGGCAATTACGGGATCGGCAATTATTCTTCGCTGGAAAGATGGGGCATCAGCCCTTCTTCCCGTTACCTGTTACAGGCAGGTGTGCATGCATTAGGACTTGGAAGCCCTTCGCTTAAACCGGAAAAACAGGAACAGATCAATATAGGGGCGGATTTTTCCTTGCTGAAAGGCCGCATCAGTGGATCCCTGGATATATACAACCGTACCACAAAAGATATGATACTCCTGTTCCCGGTTCCCTTGTCCTCCGGTGTAAAAGAACCTGGTTTGTTGTTAAATGGCGGCGCTATGCGTAACAGGGGCATTGAACTGAACATCGCTTCCAGAAACGTGCAGGGCGTTTTCACCTGGAATACGGAACTTTCCATTGCACATAATCAGAATAAGATATCAGACCTGGGAGGATTATCGCCGGACCAGGTGAGTGCGCATAAAAACATCGTTAACTATACCGGGCATGCTGCCGGTGTTTATTACCTGGCGGAATATGCGGGAGTAGATCCTGCAACAGGGCAGGAGCTGATCTATGACCGCGACCGTAAAGTGGTACCGGCTATATCCGCTGCCCGGATAGACAGTGCACGTATCCCGCATTTTAATAAACCTTCTGCACCTAAGTTTTTCGGTGGGCTGAATAATATTTTCACGTATAAGAATTTTGACCTCTCTGCCTTTATCACTTTTTCATATGGCAACTACCTGCTGGATGAAGGTGAGCGGGAACTGAGCTACCTGAAAGGAAAGAATAACCTGCTGGCAACAGCCACACAGGCTTCTTTTCCGAAGTTGCGTTACAACGATCCTGTTGCAGGCAGTAATACCACCCGCTTTTTACATGATGCTTCCTATCTCCGTATGAAAAATCTCACACTGGGGTATGCTATCAAAAAAATAAAATTCCTGAAAGAAGCAAGGATATATCTCACTGCGCAGAACCTTTTCACCCTTACCCGTTTCCCCGGTTGGGACCCGGAAGTGGCAGGCAGTTACCTGACTAATGCGGAAAGAAGTTTAAACCAGGGTATCACTTATATGGACCTGCCGCAGGTAAGGAGTTTTGTGGCAGGCATCAATGTGAAGTTGTAATTTTTAAAAAGCAGTAACATGAAGAAATTATTATTCATATCGTTGGCAGCTGTCCTTATCGCCGGTTGTTCAAAATACATCGATGAACCGGATAATTCCACCCTGACCACGGAGATGCTGTTCAATTCCAGTCGTGACCTGGATAACCTGTTATACGGGGCTTATGGCGCTATTGCCAATAATGCTACGCTGGCCGGTAACTGGCGGGTTTTCCCGGAATTGCTGGCAGACCAGGTAACGGTGAATGTGGCGGAGCCTTCTACCGCAGACCCTTACACGAAATTGTACGACCGCATACTGAGTGAGGCAGAATACGCAGATAATTATCAGCAGGCTTATATGGCTTTGCAAAGCGCTAATACGGCCATATACGCTATAGAGAATAACCTGATCACTAAAGCAAAGGACCCGGAGTTTTCTGATTCCACACGGAACAGGATATTGGGAGAAGCCTATTTTATCAGGGGATTGGTACATTTTGAACTGGTGCGTTATTATGGTCATCAGTACGGGTATCATTCAACGGACGCGAACAGCGGCATCGTACTGAAAATAAAACCTATGCTGAATGTAAAAGGCATTGCTGATATAGAGAATGTGAAACGTGCCACCGTAGAGGAAGTGTATCAACAGGTGATCCGTGACTTCAAAGATGCGGAAAGCCTGATGCCGCCTGTACCGCTTCGCCGTGGCAGGGCAACTAACAAGGCGGCGGCTGCTTACCTGGCCCGGGTATATTTTCAGATGAATGATCTCCCCAATGCGCTTATACAGATCAATAAAGTGATCGGTTCCACGCCTGGTTTCATAGATCCGGAATTCAAGCTGGTGCGCTCACCGGCAACCGGTAATTTAACTACTGCACAAACAGTGGCGAATGTAAGCGCCGCATTTAAATCCTCCGGCACTTCACTGAAAGTATCGGAGAATATATTTGATCTTGTGGGCGTTGCGGCTTACCCCGTGAATGGTGTAATGAACCGGAAATATTACCGGACCACCGCTGTGAATCCACAGCTGGCCATCAGTAATGCCTATATGACGGAAGCTGCTTTTGCGAACAACGATGCCCGTAAAACAGGTTTGATCACTACAGCCAACGGTAAAAATTATTCAAAGAAGTATGATCAGGCACTGATGAACATCCCGGTGATACGTTCGGCAGAACTGCTTCTGGACAGGGCAGAGATCTTTGCCCTGCAGGGTAATACGGCGGATGCAACGAAAGATGTGAACCTGGTCAGGGACCGGGCTATTCCCTTATACAATATGAACACGGTGATCACTCCGGCTAATATACTGGCAGAAGTGAGAAGGGAGCGTATCCGCGAACTGGGGTGTGAAGGAGACCGGTTGCATCAGCTGCGCCGGATACAGTTGAATATAGGACCAGGCGACCGCCCGGCGGTATCTCCTTTGCCCTGGAACAGCAATAAGCTGTTGTTTAAGATACCTGAAGCAGAAATAAGAGCAACAAGAGGGGCCATTGTTCAGAACCCTGATTGATAAATAGTAAAAGTATAACCGCACCATGCAACGGAAATGTATTTTAGTCTGGATCTTTTTAATGTTAACGGATATGATATCCCATGCCCAGGAAAGCGATCCTTTTGCACCCTGGTTAACAGGGCAGCCGCCTGCTGTGGCGGAGGACCTGGGTACTGAGACAATGGCAGACGGTATCCGGGTACAGAAGCTGGTATTTCGTTCGCGAACAGGATCATTTGTTTATGCGGCCATTGCTTTTCCTGCCGGCAAGGGACCTTTTCCCGGTTTGCTGAGATTACATGGCGGAGGTGGTGCGGCAGATATCCCTGCTGCCATCAGTTCTGCAAAAGCCGGTTATGCGTCTATAGTGATCGATATTCCCGGCATTGCAGGTGTAAAGGCAAGAAGCCCCAAAACTACAGGCCCCTGGAATGGACGGGCTATGATCACGGCAAAACCGGATGTAACTTATAGCGCTTTGTTTGATGCCGTATTAAGTTCCGTGCAGGCATTCTATTTACTGCGTGCGCAGCCTGGCGTTGATAAGAACAGGATGTGCATTGCAGGCGCTTCATGGGGTGGATACACTGCTACGATGGTGGCTGCTTTACTGGATAAGGATAATACGGCCACCTGGTCTGTATTCGGGTCCGGCAATTTTGAGTTGGGCGCTTATGAAAAAGATCATATCAATAAGCTGCCGGCAGATGAACGCAGCAGGTGGCAACGCTGGCTTGATCCGGGAAGAAGGGCGCAAAATATCAGTAAGCCTTATTTCATTTCTACAGCCTCTAACGACAGGCACTGGTCATGGATGGCAGTGCAGGCCACCAACGCGCGGATGAAAGGACCGGTGAACCAGTTCTATTCTCCCAATGATAATCATGCCATCAATTACCGCGGCGCCAAAAACATGCTGCGTTTCTTTGATCACTATGTAAAACAAACAGCGCCGCCATTACCGGTGGTGACAGCCGAAAAAACAGTACGCCTGAAAGACGGAAGGCTGCAGGTGAATTTTACTGCAAAACATGTTGAGCATGTTGTAAAAGCAGAAGTATACTATACAGGTAAAGACAGCATCTGGACAGCCAAAAAATGGATACCGGCAGCAACTGTTAAAAACGGCAACGGATTTACAGCTTATCTGCCTTCCTCTGAAACATGCTACTGGTATGCCATTGTAAGTGCAAAGAACGGAAATGATACGATAGCCTGTTCCAGCCTGGTACAGGAAGTTGACCCCGCGGCAGGATTGCCCCTGATCTTCCATAGCGGGGAAACGGCAGGCGCAGGTGATGTGTTTGGATTGCAAGGCACGTATTTCGGTCAATGGCCGGAAGTTTGGTATGCGCCCATTGAAGGTGATGAGAAAACATTGAAGCCTGCAGGCAAATTATCTGTGCTCAGTGCATCTGACAGGAATATCACGGCGCAATTACCGGATACAGGTATTAAAAAAGGCCAGCTCCTGGCAGTATGGGTAAAAAACAGCTACGGGTTTAGTAAACCAGTATTCCTTAATAAGGCAAGAGCTGTTTCCGTTGAACATGATGAGATCATGCCTGAACAATCATTTCGCATTTTTGGCCGTAATCTTGTTGCTGAAGGCTATCAGCCGGTAGTGCAACTGAAGGCGGGAAAAAGTATTTTAGTTGCAAAAACAGATCACGCGGACGCATATACGATAACTGTAACCGCTCCTGCCGGCGTGAAGAAAGGAGTACGGTATTCTATTATGATCAGCAACGGCGCCGGTAATGCATGGGGCACATCCCTGGCGGAGGAGCATATTACAGGACGTGCGCCGGGTGCAGATCCTTTCCATCTAAAGGTGCCCTGGGGCGCGGACTTCTCTTTCTCAAAAGAAAGATATAATGTAAAAACGGATCCGCGTTTAACTGTAAAAGCTAAAGGGGATGGTTTAACGGACGACAGGAAAGCCATTCAGCAGGCAATAGACCTGGTACATAAAAAAGGCGGCGGTGTTGTATACCTGCCTGCCGGTAAATATAAATTAGAGATCCCTTCTGGTAGCGGATTGGTGATGCAGTCTAAAGTAGTGCTGCAGGGAGAGGGGCCGGAACAAACGATCATTCAATATGGCTATGGTACACCTCCGCCGTATCCTAATCCTATCGGTAAAGGCGGATGGCCTGATTCCACAACAGATGGCGTAGCTATCCTATGGCCTTTGAAAACAACGCTCAGCGGCCTGTATAACCTGCAGGTGCAGAATGTGAATACCAGCGGCCGCTGGCGGCACAGCCTTAAAAATATGCAGCCAGCCCTGTTACAACCGGGTGCTGCGGGGTCAAAATTCTTTGTTTCCCGTTGCATATTTGATCTTG
This DNA window, taken from Chitinophaga niabensis, encodes the following:
- a CDS encoding SusC/RagA family TonB-linked outer membrane protein, yielding MIRKIFTGLFLLLGMVTVATAQVDADSLLVQAGYRKIPAIYVAGSIASLGSRAMENLVVPNLKAAMQGKMAGVHTVQANGMPSAEVAVRVRGTGSIYGETEPLYVIDGIPVYAGPREIAPEGIGGNWGAVFNALSDINPMDIASIQVLKDAGAAAIYGARGANGVILITTKNARPNRSDVRLDYYTGITQTTNRVRLLNGPDYLRLLDQAWQNSGQTGEGPLPVVEGFNRATATGVNSDHLSQVLGQGSVQQLSLSASSGTAKSAFYFSGSYRKEAGILTGNDLTRYTGKVKFTNQLTSKLSINANIGMNYSEYFNMPVGRSEGGGFGAAQRNLPVFPWYHPNGTYFYASDPAVYHLPGSNIMSFMSKNDYDNEEQTKRVFVAAGLGYKVMKGLELRVDAAMDQYYHTRRDYISKRLRYGSVGSGTGREGTPLAYAGYEKYSENVYNLLATLSYKKIKGAHNLSVLGGFEVYYNDNPYFFAEGEGFVSDFLRQPAAAAYRNQITPEALVTNVNVLTGYFATADYVFKERYLLNATVRVDASSRFGADNKYQVFPALSAGYIFSGALKLRASYGWTGNYGIGNYSSLERWGISPSSRYLLQAGVHALGLGSPSLKPEKQEQINIGADFSLLKGRISGSLDIYNRTTKDMILLFPVPLSSGVKEPGLLLNGGAMRNRGIELNIASRNVQGVFTWNTELSIAHNQNKISDLGGLSPDQVSAHKNIVNYTGHAAGVYYLAEYAGVDPATGQELIYDRDRKVVPAISAARIDSARIPHFNKPSAPKFFGGLNNIFTYKNFDLSAFITFSYGNYLLDEGERELSYLKGKNNLLATATQASFPKLRYNDPVAGSNTTRFLHDASYLRMKNLTLGYAIKKIKFLKEARIYLTAQNLFTLTRFPGWDPEVAGSYLTNAERSLNQGITYMDLPQVRSFVAGINVKL
- a CDS encoding RagB/SusD family nutrient uptake outer membrane protein, whose translation is MKKLLFISLAAVLIAGCSKYIDEPDNSTLTTEMLFNSSRDLDNLLYGAYGAIANNATLAGNWRVFPELLADQVTVNVAEPSTADPYTKLYDRILSEAEYADNYQQAYMALQSANTAIYAIENNLITKAKDPEFSDSTRNRILGEAYFIRGLVHFELVRYYGHQYGYHSTDANSGIVLKIKPMLNVKGIADIENVKRATVEEVYQQVIRDFKDAESLMPPVPLRRGRATNKAAAAYLARVYFQMNDLPNALIQINKVIGSTPGFIDPEFKLVRSPATGNLTTAQTVANVSAAFKSSGTSLKVSENIFDLVGVAAYPVNGVMNRKYYRTTAVNPQLAISNAYMTEAAFANNDARKTGLITTANGKNYSKKYDQALMNIPVIRSAELLLDRAEIFALQGNTADATKDVNLVRDRAIPLYNMNTVITPANILAEVRRERIRELGCEGDRLHQLRRIQLNIGPGDRPAVSPLPWNSNKLLFKIPEAEIRATRGAIVQNPD
- a CDS encoding RagB/SusD family nutrient uptake outer membrane protein, whose protein sequence is MKKLFFFILLSLPLITFQACEKRLDIVPASVSPESLILSSVDGLNGGLNFAYQQLHTDLGRHFTIWSELLSDHLLVRGGAVLPTQQFIYDRNLDAVATEPVSSTDPRLVSDVRLRDMYNCVNTAALILRACENGLAESDLTYADNKDRIMGECYFLRAVCHFELVRYWALPWGTTADNSHPGIIINEQPVDDRISQIKPRASVAKVYEFIIRDLQKADSLLPETFVQGVHSGVYKGRAYRDAAKGFLAKVYFQQGNYVQAKEMIDQLIGSTPGVITGYPLQASLTQLFSARGAENTDPECIYQTTSSTAINASQATYWNSTNPESIYPRSATVASKGIATMQFITDAHFYPQDLRLTLFKTLSDGRISPTKYCLVDFFNIPLIRSAEMVLDRAEIYASDNRLEDAVADCNTVRQRAQIPLLTIPISKEALLDSIRTERIRELCFEGDRLHDLRRKKQMVLPGERAGIQPLAWNSKDLVLKYSQEDMARNPQLENNY
- a CDS encoding SusC/RagA family TonB-linked outer membrane protein, whose translation is MKSRYCFYKLFTLVIICCAYLPDAFGQQVVVKGKVTDDKGAPLPLVSITLKGSSTIGIMSSENGDYTIKLPDGNAILVFSYVNFERKEVGVKGKTIINVTLSPSQKAMDEVVIVGYGTQKKRDVTSSISRIKGEEIEKYNVNSFQSALQGQMPGVEIYESSGVPGAALNVRIRGLNTVNGSAGPLYVVDGIPILSGGGGDSDGPITNDLNLGGTQTNGIADINPADIESIEVLKDAASAAIYGARGGGGVILITTKRAKAGRTAFNLSVINGITELSRERDLLNGPQLLTIMDESYANTFYSNPANAGQPVPPTPMPGIKNFDRATAEATNIDYLRQIMRTGVFREVTLTASNGSEKTKFYLSGTYKRTVANIRGSEMNQFNFRVNIDHTWNKFIRLGASVAPSLNKEYRLGSGSVTAAGGYGAAVSTNLPIYPLYKEDGTYFNPWTNPLAFLNRDLYENTSKRIRLLASAYFEADLLPGLKSRTNVQREDMDQLGRTYIDGMLRLRTNSASTISPFADDQLARTSHQNSYGFINSIESFFTYDRSVGKKHKLNAVLGMRFSQIDMRYEAMYGENYANRHLLYPSLAAYIDNAFQTGAVGEPSANLGYFFRVNYKYREKYNVSLVVNRDGSSRFGRNMRFGTFPAVSVGWILSDEPFLKNATFIDLLKLRVSGGLTGNAQGISNIAHIANWSTSQNTSGYMGSATSTPARPANPNLHWEKGVKYDAGIDVTLFKNRLDATVDVYHYTTQDLLLSIPTGTTFGYGAPGSSQTYLENRGNLVNKGIEFAISSTNVQGAFTWKTNFNISFNQTHILSLGGLTPETVSGGAGDVQLYVGYQGPVFYLVEWAGVDPATGGELIRDKNNKVVLASSLNAQELAQAKKPQFDKLPAPKFYGGIGNTFSYKGFSLSVFFSYRVGNYILDAGERVASYVGNINFNNGGTFINIGNLSAKVMDRWNKPGQVTDVPKLYYNDAVNDKLRGTNTTRFLSDASFIRLKNAQLNYTVPANIYSRVRLKSARIFLTGQNLLLFTRFKGVDPEAANIPVTTDNRDRNFSYGIIQNVVPQPRTVTLGVNVGF